A segment of the Pelorhabdus rhamnosifermentans genome:
TCCATAAGCTCGGCTAGCGGCCGCTGTTCCTTGTCCCTTTGTACCTGGGCATATTTTTCCTGAACAATGTGTTTCAGCATCTTTAAACAACTCCTTCACTTTGCCGAACGGCCTGAACAAACTGCCGAATCTTCTCGCTATCTTTGCGGCCGCCTGTTTCCACGCCGCCTGATACATCAACGCCTTGCGGCTTCATCAGGCGAATCGCTTGCCCCACATTGCCGGACGTCAATCCTCCGGCAACAAGAACAGGTTGCCGAATCTGAGCGATGAGAGCCGCTCCCTGCTGCCAATCAAAAACTTTCCCTGTTCCGCCAACTTGGTCAGCAACAAGTGTATCTAGCAAAATTCGCTCCACATCATAATCGGCAATTTGAGAAACATCAAAATTCTCCCCCACTTGAAAAGCCTTGATTATAGGAATGCCCACGTCCCGACAATAATCAGGTGATTCTTCCCCATGCAATTGCACAAAATCGAGCTTACATACTTCAGCAATTTCCTGAACCTCTGCCAAGGGGCTATTCACGAAAACACCCACTTTACCAACTTTCGAAACTGACTGAGCGATCCTTGCCGCCTGACTGACTGAAATTTTCCGTCGACTGGGAGCAAAAACAAAACCAATGAGATCAGCACCCATTTTCTCAGCAATTA
Coding sequences within it:
- a CDS encoding phosphoribosylanthranilate isomerase gives rise to the protein MIVKICGITSLEAAVIAEKMGADLIGFVFAPSRRKISVSQAARIAQSVSKVGKVGVFVNSPLAEVQEIAEVCKLDFVQLHGEESPDYCRDVGIPIIKAFQVGENFDVSQIADYDVERILLDTLVADQVGGTGKVFDWQQGAALIAQIRQPVLVAGGLTSGNVGQAIRLMKPQGVDVSGGVETGGRKDSEKIRQFVQAVRQSEGVV